The proteins below come from a single Brevundimonas sp. LM2 genomic window:
- the trbG gene encoding P-type conjugative transfer protein TrbG, producing MTRLAILLVLPALSACALSRPAPAPALLPTPAIVTAPLADAPQSAPTPLPPLPDTAVPYRALSPHPEDDLSPSEAIALARVEPSASGWRGAVQVYDYDPGALFQVWTAPGQVTDLALQPGERLVGSGPIAAGDTARWILGDTISGAGAGVQVHVLVKPTEPGLHTNLILNTDRRTYRLELRSRSQDPMPAVAWRFPAEEAAAAQAALSAALPVPPWTPPPVIEAGYRIEGPAVAWRPLRAWDDGVRTVIEFAPDIVTRDLPPLFLVGRRGRSELVNYRVRDRWMIVDRLFDRAELRLGDRAGEVRVQIVRGDR from the coding sequence ATGACCCGGCTAGCCATACTTCTTGTGCTTCCTGCCCTGTCCGCCTGCGCCCTGTCGCGACCCGCGCCCGCTCCGGCGTTGCTGCCTACCCCGGCCATCGTCACCGCGCCGCTCGCCGACGCCCCGCAGTCCGCCCCGACACCGCTCCCACCGCTCCCGGACACCGCCGTGCCTTATCGGGCCTTGTCGCCCCACCCGGAGGACGACCTGTCACCCTCGGAAGCCATAGCGCTCGCCCGTGTGGAGCCCTCGGCCTCGGGCTGGCGCGGCGCGGTTCAGGTCTATGATTATGATCCCGGGGCTCTGTTCCAGGTTTGGACCGCCCCCGGCCAGGTCACCGACCTCGCTCTGCAACCCGGCGAGCGGCTGGTGGGCTCCGGGCCCATCGCCGCCGGCGATACCGCCCGCTGGATCCTGGGCGACACCATCAGCGGGGCGGGGGCGGGGGTTCAGGTTCATGTCCTTGTCAAGCCGACCGAGCCGGGCCTGCACACCAATTTGATCCTCAACACCGACCGCCGCACCTATCGGCTGGAGCTGCGGTCTCGGTCGCAGGACCCCATGCCGGCCGTGGCCTGGCGCTTTCCGGCCGAAGAGGCGGCGGCCGCCCAAGCCGCTTTGAGCGCTGCGCTGCCCGTCCCGCCCTGGACACCGCCGCCGGTGATCGAGGCCGGCTATCGGATCGAGGGACCGGCCGTGGCCTGGCGACCCCTTCGCGCCTGGGACGACGGGGTCCGGACGGTGATCGAGTTCGCGCCCGATATCGTCACCCGCGACCTCCCGCCTCTGTTCCTGGTCGGCCGGCGCGGGCGGTCCGAACTGGTCAACTACCGGGTTCGCGACCGCTGGATGATCGTCGACCGGCTGTTCGACCGCGCCGAGCTGCGTCTCGGCGACCGCGCCGGCGAAGTGCGCGTGCAGATCGTGCGGGGGGATCGCTGA
- a CDS encoding TrbC/VirB2 family protein has product MVRLSFLPVSPRRRAFAALAVGLGAALVLSPAAEAAGSGMPWEAPLQQVLESIEGPVAKIVAVLVIITTGLALAFGESQGGMRKLIQIVFGLSIAFAASSFFLTFFSFGGGALV; this is encoded by the coding sequence ATGGTTCGTTTGTCGTTCCTTCCCGTCTCGCCGCGCCGTCGCGCGTTCGCCGCGCTCGCCGTGGGCCTCGGTGCCGCCCTCGTCCTGTCCCCCGCCGCCGAGGCCGCGGGGTCGGGCATGCCCTGGGAGGCCCCGCTGCAGCAGGTCCTGGAATCGATCGAGGGGCCGGTGGCCAAGATCGTCGCCGTCCTCGTCATCATCACCACGGGCCTGGCCCTGGCCTTTGGCGAGAGCCAGGGCGGGATGCGCAAACTCATCCAGATCGTCTTTGGCCTCTCGATCGCCTTCGCCGCCTCCAGCTTCTTTCTGACCTTCTTCTCCTTCGGCGGCGGGGCCCTGGTCTGA
- the trbK-alt gene encoding putative entry exclusion protein TrbK-alt: protein MTALRALSAKGWAALAGGLLITGLVLAALAAAVQTPPAGPAASDRPRATVSAELDRCRALGVDGGADPVCQAAWKARRDAFFGKGDGS from the coding sequence ATGACCGCCTTGCGCGCCCTCTCGGCCAAGGGCTGGGCCGCCCTGGCTGGCGGACTGTTGATCACGGGTCTGGTCCTGGCAGCCCTGGCCGCCGCTGTGCAAACCCCGCCCGCCGGTCCGGCGGCTTCCGACCGACCCCGCGCGACCGTCTCGGCCGAGCTCGACCGCTGCCGGGCGCTCGGCGTGGACGGCGGCGCCGACCCGGTTTGCCAGGCCGCCTGGAAGGCCCGCCGCGACGCCTTCTTCGGCAAGGGGGATGGATCGTGA
- a CDS encoding TrbI/VirB10 family protein — MLLGGTAGLALAAALTFALTDKPDQVVGPSDAEPVSTAPSEAITRLPRTYGDLPQGVPDLGPPLPGDLGGAMVAAGTEGSAPRIGDVPPAVPAPVAASAGPSPAETARIAARTSGLFFAAAGGAPSAAPETGPSPRNGLTGEGGLSAPTSPYVLQAGTLIPAALITGVRSDLPGPVIAQVTQTVYDSPTGRHALIPQGTRLIGAYAQASSVGQSRIGLVWNRMILPGGRSIALEDQPGADAQGFVGLQDRVDRHWRRLFATATLSTVLGLGAALSEDDGNGEESEVARALRRALGETGNGVGQAAVGRQLDLAPTLTLRPGHPLVVLVTRDLVLPPQSRSEITR; from the coding sequence ATGCTTCTCGGTGGGACGGCTGGCCTGGCTCTGGCCGCCGCCCTGACCTTCGCCCTGACCGACAAGCCGGACCAGGTCGTCGGGCCGTCCGACGCCGAGCCCGTCTCGACCGCTCCGAGCGAAGCCATCACCCGTTTGCCGCGGACCTATGGTGACTTGCCGCAAGGCGTGCCGGACCTCGGTCCACCCCTGCCTGGGGATCTGGGGGGCGCCATGGTCGCGGCCGGAACCGAAGGCAGCGCGCCCCGGATCGGCGACGTCCCGCCAGCCGTGCCCGCCCCGGTCGCCGCCTCGGCTGGCCCGAGCCCGGCGGAAACGGCGCGGATCGCGGCCCGAACGAGCGGGCTTTTTTTCGCGGCTGCCGGAGGCGCGCCATCGGCCGCTCCTGAGACGGGTCCGTCTCCGAGGAACGGCCTCACAGGGGAGGGAGGCCTCTCGGCTCCAACGTCCCCCTATGTGCTTCAGGCTGGAACCCTGATCCCTGCCGCCCTGATCACCGGGGTGCGGTCCGATCTGCCGGGCCCGGTCATCGCCCAGGTCACCCAGACCGTCTATGACAGCCCGACCGGTCGCCATGCGCTCATCCCCCAGGGGACGCGGCTGATCGGGGCCTATGCCCAGGCCTCCAGCGTCGGCCAGAGCCGGATCGGCCTGGTCTGGAACCGGATGATTCTGCCCGGTGGCCGCTCCATCGCCCTGGAAGACCAGCCGGGGGCGGACGCCCAGGGATTCGTGGGCTTGCAGGACAGGGTCGACCGCCATTGGCGCAGGTTGTTTGCCACCGCCACCTTGTCGACCGTGCTCGGCCTCGGCGCGGCCCTGTCCGAAGACGACGGGAACGGCGAGGAGTCCGAGGTCGCCCGGGCCCTGCGTCGCGCGCTCGGAGAGACGGGGAACGGCGTCGGCCAGGCGGCGGTGGGACGTCAGCTGGACCTCGCCCCGACCCTGACGCTTCGACCCGGGCACCCTTTGGTCGTCCTGGTCACCCGAGACCTCGTCTTGCCGCCGCAGTCCCGGTCGGAGATCACGCGATGA
- the trbJ gene encoding P-type conjugative transfer protein TrbJ, whose protein sequence is MSRRPSLPVLALAAGLGLGLAVLPLSETLGRAQAQAVVYDPTNHAQNVLQAARALETVNHQIASLQNEAQMLIGQARNLASLPYSSLDTLRAQVARTQQLLGEAQGLAYDVGRIETAFLQGNYAGPTTATPDRALIERARARWADQVAALQDALKLQAQVVQATGVTGSEMAALIDRSQGAQGALQAAQAGNQLLAVQARQLADLAALTAAQGRSSALAEADRAAERAEARERFARFMGRAGTEP, encoded by the coding sequence ATGAGCCGCCGTCCGTCCTTGCCTGTCCTCGCCCTCGCCGCTGGTCTGGGCCTCGGCCTCGCCGTCCTGCCCCTGTCCGAGACCCTGGGCCGGGCGCAGGCCCAGGCGGTTGTCTATGACCCCACCAACCACGCCCAGAATGTGCTCCAGGCCGCGCGTGCCCTGGAGACCGTCAACCACCAGATCGCCTCGCTCCAAAACGAAGCCCAGATGCTGATTGGCCAGGCCCGTAATCTCGCGAGCCTGCCCTATTCCTCGCTCGACACCCTCCGCGCCCAAGTCGCCCGCACCCAGCAGCTGCTCGGCGAGGCCCAAGGCCTCGCCTATGACGTCGGCCGGATCGAGACCGCCTTCTTGCAAGGAAACTACGCGGGCCCGACCACCGCCACCCCCGATCGCGCCCTGATCGAGCGCGCCCGCGCCCGCTGGGCCGACCAAGTCGCGGCCCTGCAGGACGCCTTGAAGCTCCAGGCCCAGGTGGTTCAAGCCACCGGCGTGACGGGCTCGGAAATGGCGGCCCTGATCGACCGCAGCCAGGGGGCCCAGGGCGCGCTCCAGGCGGCCCAGGCGGGCAATCAGCTGCTGGCCGTCCAAGCGCGCCAGCTGGCCGACCTCGCCGCCTTGACGGCGGCGCAGGGGCGCAGCAGCGCCTTGGCCGAGGCCGATCGTGCCGCCGAACGGGCTGAGGCGCGTGAACGCTTCGCCCGCTTCATGGGCCGTGCTGGGACGGAGCCATGA
- a CDS encoding DUF2274 domain-containing protein produces MTASKTLGRAPLKLTALHDDKPVKVTIELEARLHRDLVAYAEAFAAQTGQTVEPQRLIAPMLARFIASDRGFTRGRSQAD; encoded by the coding sequence ATGACCGCCTCCAAGACACTTGGCCGCGCTCCGCTAAAGCTGACCGCCCTGCACGACGACAAGCCGGTCAAGGTGACGATCGAGCTAGAGGCTCGGCTCCACCGCGACCTGGTGGCCTATGCGGAGGCCTTTGCCGCCCAGACCGGCCAAACCGTCGAGCCCCAGCGGCTGATCGCCCCCATGCTGGCCCGGTTCATCGCCTCGGATCGCGGCTTCACCCGGGGTCGGAGCCAGGCCGACTGA
- the trbL gene encoding P-type conjugative transfer protein TrbL, which produces MNDTGVIDRFFQVFSQYIDSGFGLLGGEVAFLATTLVAIDVTLAALFWSLSHGEDVLARLIKKTLFVGLFAFLIGNFQLLADIVFRSFAGLGLQAGGGTLSAEDFLRPGKLASAGIEAGRPLLEAASELSGFPGVFENLVQILVLLAAFLVVIVAFFVLAVQLFVTLIEFKLTTLAGFILVPFGLLGHTAFLAERVLGNVVASGVKVLVLAVIVGIGSTLMDGFVQDFSAAQPTLEEVLALALGALALLGLGIFGPGIATGLVSGAPQLGAGAAVGTGAAVAGLAMAGAAGVSGAAGAVGGLGARGAAGGAAASAAARPTPEGGPSGPRPSSPSASGGAGTSPKQGEPQTRPSPGPTGSSRPSTDAPTGSSTPTTSADAPTWARQMKRDQAVSHGVAAAAHALRSGDSGGSAQVSLKESD; this is translated from the coding sequence GTGAACGATACCGGCGTCATCGACCGCTTCTTCCAGGTCTTCAGCCAATACATCGATTCCGGCTTCGGGCTTTTGGGCGGGGAGGTGGCCTTTCTCGCCACCACCCTGGTCGCGATCGACGTGACCCTGGCGGCCCTGTTCTGGAGCCTGTCCCACGGCGAGGACGTCCTCGCCCGGCTGATCAAAAAGACCCTGTTCGTTGGCCTATTCGCCTTTCTGATCGGCAACTTTCAGCTGCTTGCCGACATCGTCTTCCGCTCGTTTGCCGGTCTGGGGCTTCAGGCCGGCGGCGGCACCCTGTCCGCCGAAGACTTCCTGCGGCCCGGCAAACTGGCCAGCGCCGGGATCGAGGCGGGGCGGCCCCTGCTGGAAGCGGCCTCGGAGCTGTCGGGTTTTCCGGGCGTGTTCGAAAACCTTGTCCAGATCCTCGTCCTACTCGCCGCCTTTCTGGTCGTTATCGTCGCCTTCTTCGTCCTGGCGGTGCAGCTGTTTGTCACCCTAATCGAGTTCAAGCTCACCACCCTGGCCGGCTTTATCCTGGTGCCCTTCGGCCTCTTGGGTCACACCGCCTTCCTGGCCGAACGGGTGCTCGGCAATGTCGTGGCCTCCGGGGTCAAGGTCCTGGTCCTGGCCGTCATCGTCGGCATCGGCTCGACCCTGATGGACGGCTTCGTCCAAGATTTTTCTGCCGCCCAGCCGACCCTGGAAGAGGTCCTGGCCCTGGCGCTCGGAGCGCTCGCGCTCCTGGGCCTGGGCATCTTCGGCCCCGGCATCGCCACCGGCCTCGTCTCGGGCGCCCCCCAGCTCGGCGCGGGCGCCGCGGTCGGCACCGGGGCGGCCGTCGCCGGCCTTGCCATGGCCGGGGCGGCGGGGGTATCCGGTGCCGCCGGGGCCGTCGGCGGGCTCGGCGCGCGTGGTGCAGCGGGCGGCGCGGCCGCATCAGCCGCCGCCCGGCCCACGCCCGAAGGTGGCCCTTCCGGGCCCCGCCCGTCGTCGCCCAGCGCGAGCGGCGGGGCGGGCACCAGCCCCAAACAAGGCGAACCCCAGACCCGTCCGAGCCCCGGGCCGACGGGGTCTTCAAGACCCTCGACCGATGCGCCCACCGGCTCGTCCACCCCCACGACCTCAGCTGACGCGCCGACTTGGGCGCGTCAGATGAAGAGAGATCAGGCCGTGTCCCACGGGGTCGCCGCCGCCGCCCATGCGCTGCGGTCCGGCGACAGTGGCGGGTCGGCCCAGGTCAGCCTCAAGGAGAGCGACTAG
- a CDS encoding LysR family transcriptional regulator, with protein MDARSDRMALAAARAGSFRSAAKALGLDAATVSRTVRSLEDQLGVSLFERLPNGLRPTAAGTAYLAEAARLVEDLDRLADRAAAAGRGETGSLRLGFLWSFASGPAARLIAAFRAAHPQVTLSLTEAGATGLAAALTAERLDLILIAQATAPTDAGPLRRQPLWRERLMVVAPLDAGPGPTTSWADLAGRPLLCRLDDPAAAFSAYVAGLGGPVLDFRPQDCALTSLPGLVAAGLGWAVLPESATEGLGPGLKATHLAGDSAVMTVTALWRPETDNPVLVRFLALARRLSRPGSDPG; from the coding sequence ATGGACGCCCGGTCCGACCGGATGGCGTTGGCGGCGGCGCGAGCCGGCAGTTTTCGCAGCGCGGCCAAGGCCTTGGGCTTGGACGCGGCCACCGTCAGCCGCACAGTGCGGTCGCTCGAAGACCAGCTCGGGGTGTCGTTGTTCGAGCGGCTGCCCAACGGGTTGCGCCCCACCGCCGCCGGGACCGCCTATCTGGCCGAGGCGGCGCGGCTGGTCGAGGACCTGGACCGGCTGGCCGACCGGGCCGCTGCCGCCGGGCGTGGGGAGACCGGATCGCTGCGCCTGGGGTTTCTCTGGTCCTTCGCCTCGGGGCCGGCAGCCCGACTGATCGCCGCGTTTCGCGCGGCCCATCCGCAGGTCACCTTGAGCTTGACGGAAGCGGGGGCGACCGGCTTGGCGGCCGCCCTGACGGCCGAGCGCCTGGATCTGATCCTGATCGCGCAAGCGACGGCTCCGACCGACGCGGGCCCGCTGCGGCGCCAGCCCCTGTGGCGTGAACGGCTGATGGTGGTGGCGCCCTTGGATGCCGGCCCAGGACCCACGACGAGCTGGGCCGACCTGGCCGGGCGGCCGCTGCTGTGTCGGTTGGACGATCCGGCGGCCGCCTTTTCCGCCTATGTCGCGGGCCTGGGCGGTCCGGTGCTGGATTTCCGGCCCCAGGACTGCGCCCTGACCAGCTTGCCGGGGCTGGTGGCCGCCGGCTTGGGTTGGGCCGTGCTGCCCGAGAGCGCGACCGAGGGGTTAGGGCCCGGCCTGAAGGCCACGCACCTGGCTGGCGACAGCGCCGTGATGACCGTCACGGCGCTGTGGCGTCCCGAGACCGACAACCCCGTGCTTGTCCGCTTTCTGGCCTTGGCCCGCCGCCTCAGTCGGCCTGGCTCCGACCCCGGGTGA
- a CDS encoding VirB3 family type IV secretion system protein produces the protein MDTPEPMVGPVAGFVAPLHRALTEPVLLAGAPRSLAILNGTLAAALGLGLRLWLVGLVLWLVGHAAAVWAARQDPLFVEVVRRHLRYPAWMEA, from the coding sequence ATGGACACCCCCGAACCGATGGTGGGTCCTGTCGCGGGGTTCGTCGCGCCGCTGCATCGCGCCCTGACCGAGCCTGTGCTCCTGGCCGGGGCGCCCCGCTCCTTGGCCATCCTCAACGGCACCCTGGCCGCGGCCCTCGGTCTCGGTCTGCGGCTCTGGCTCGTCGGCTTGGTCCTGTGGCTCGTGGGTCATGCGGCGGCGGTCTGGGCCGCGCGGCAGGATCCGCTCTTCGTCGAGGTGGTCCGCCGTCACCTGCGCTATCCCGCCTGGATGGAGGCCTGA
- the trbB gene encoding P-type conjugative transfer ATPase TrbB, with amino-acid sequence MLRTALGPAIAAWLDQADVVEVMLNPDGRLWLDRLSSGLEPTGQTLSAADGERIVRLVAHHVGVEVHAGAPRLSAELPEGGERFEGLLPPVVAAPSFAIRKPAVAVFTLADYVASAVLTTGQAEALEQAVRSRKNILVAGGTSTGKTTLVNALLAVVAQTDDRVVLIEDTRELQCRAPNLVALRTQDGAASLRDLVRSALRLRPDRIPIGEVRGAEALDLLKAWGTGHPGGLGTLHAGSARGALHRLEQLVQEAVPVVPRALIADTVDVLAVLSGRGAARRLSELVAVEGLDATGAYRLASL; translated from the coding sequence ATGCTGCGGACCGCGCTCGGGCCCGCCATCGCCGCCTGGCTCGACCAGGCCGATGTGGTCGAGGTCATGCTCAACCCCGACGGCCGGCTCTGGCTCGACCGGCTGTCCAGCGGTCTGGAGCCGACCGGCCAGACCTTGTCCGCCGCCGATGGGGAGCGGATCGTCCGCCTCGTCGCCCACCATGTGGGGGTCGAAGTCCATGCCGGGGCCCCGCGTCTGTCCGCCGAATTGCCTGAGGGCGGCGAACGCTTCGAAGGTCTGCTGCCCCCGGTGGTCGCCGCGCCCAGCTTCGCGATCCGCAAACCCGCCGTCGCCGTCTTCACCTTGGCCGACTATGTCGCCTCGGCTGTGCTGACGACGGGCCAGGCCGAGGCGCTCGAACAGGCGGTGCGGTCCAGGAAGAACATCCTGGTCGCGGGCGGCACCTCCACCGGCAAGACCACCTTGGTCAATGCCCTGCTGGCCGTGGTCGCCCAGACCGACGATCGGGTGGTGCTGATCGAGGACACCCGTGAGCTCCAGTGCCGCGCCCCCAATCTGGTGGCCCTGCGCACCCAGGACGGGGCGGCCAGTCTGCGCGACCTGGTCCGTTCGGCCCTGCGGCTGCGCCCCGACCGGATCCCCATCGGCGAGGTGCGCGGGGCCGAGGCGCTCGATCTGCTCAAGGCCTGGGGCACCGGCCACCCCGGGGGCCTCGGCACCCTCCATGCCGGCTCGGCCCGCGGCGCCCTCCACCGGCTCGAACAGCTGGTCCAAGAGGCCGTCCCCGTCGTGCCCCGCGCTCTGATCGCCGACACCGTCGATGTCCTGGCCGTCCTGTCCGGTCGGGGCGCGGCCCGCCGCCTGAGCGAACTGGTCGCCGTGGAGGGCCTCGACGCCACCGGCGCCTACCGCCTCGCCTCTCTCTGA
- the trbE gene encoding conjugal transfer protein TrbE, which translates to MLALREYRRQAQSLSDYLPWAALVAPGVVLNKDGSFQRSARFRGQDLDSATDAERVATAARLNSALRRLESGWAVFVEARRDPVAAYPLSEFPDGISALVEAERRAAFQDAGVHYESHYTLTLVWMPPAERSARVETFLYDGKDRGGIDWREALAGFVDRTDRLGALLEGVLAEFAWLDDAETLTALHASISNRRHRVGVPETPMYLDALLADQDLVGGLSPRLGSHHLRVLTVTGFPGATWPGLLDELNRLAFPYRWTTRAICLGKTEATKLLAKVRRQWFAKRKSILALVKEVMTNEASALVDNDAQNKAADADGALQDLGADLAGYAYVTTTIVVSDPDPTVADAQGRLIEKTLQGRDFTVKVETVNAVEAWLGTLPGQVYANVRSYPLSTLNLAHILPVSAVWAGPERDDHLAGPPLLQAVTDGSTPFRWSLHVGDVGHTLVVGPTGAGKSVLLAIMALQFRRYPGAQVFAFDYGGSLRAATLGMAGDWHDLGIGGEGGDEDTDRAVSLQPLARIGDPEERAWAADWLAALFGREGVPVTPDLKVLLWSALTSLASAPIGERTLTGLGVLLQSAALKAALQPYTLAGPWGRLLDGDQETLGDPARLAGVQTFETEGLIGAPAAPAVLAYLFHRIEARLDGRPTLVLIDEGWLALDDPAFADQLKVWLKTLRKKNASVVFATQSLADIDASPLAPALIESCPTRILLPNPRAREPRLQAVYARFGLNARQIQRLAEATPKRDYYLQSRLGDRLFDLGLGPVALAVCGASGKSDQALIAAVWAEAGLKGFAAAWLRRRGLVWAADLLADAPTPEPALNPEPVP; encoded by the coding sequence ATGCTGGCGCTCCGCGAATACCGCCGCCAGGCGCAGAGCCTGTCCGACTATCTGCCCTGGGCCGCTTTGGTCGCGCCCGGCGTGGTGTTGAACAAGGACGGGTCTTTCCAGCGCTCGGCCCGGTTCCGGGGCCAAGATCTGGACTCGGCCACCGACGCCGAACGGGTCGCCACCGCCGCCCGCTTGAACAGCGCGCTCCGTCGGCTGGAATCAGGCTGGGCCGTCTTCGTCGAGGCCCGGCGCGACCCGGTCGCCGCCTATCCGCTGTCCGAGTTTCCGGATGGCATTTCGGCCCTCGTCGAGGCCGAACGCCGTGCCGCCTTCCAGGACGCCGGCGTCCATTACGAGAGCCACTACACCCTGACTCTGGTCTGGATGCCTCCGGCGGAACGGAGCGCCCGGGTCGAGACCTTTTTGTATGACGGCAAGGATCGCGGAGGGATTGATTGGCGAGAGGCGCTGGCGGGGTTCGTCGACCGGACCGACCGGCTCGGGGCGTTGCTCGAAGGGGTCCTGGCCGAGTTCGCCTGGCTCGACGACGCCGAGACCCTGACCGCGCTGCATGCCTCCATCTCCAACCGTCGTCACCGGGTCGGCGTGCCCGAAACCCCCATGTATCTGGACGCCCTGCTGGCCGATCAGGACCTGGTCGGCGGGCTGTCGCCGCGCCTGGGATCGCACCATCTGCGCGTCCTCACCGTCACCGGTTTTCCCGGCGCGACCTGGCCAGGTCTGCTGGACGAGCTCAACCGTCTGGCCTTTCCCTATCGCTGGACCACGCGCGCGATCTGCCTGGGCAAGACGGAGGCCACCAAGCTTCTGGCCAAGGTCCGCCGCCAATGGTTCGCCAAGCGAAAATCCATCCTCGCCCTGGTCAAGGAGGTCATGACCAACGAGGCCAGCGCCCTGGTCGACAACGACGCGCAGAACAAGGCGGCCGACGCCGACGGGGCCTTGCAGGATCTCGGCGCGGACCTGGCGGGCTACGCCTATGTGACCACGACGATCGTGGTGTCCGATCCCGACCCGACCGTGGCCGACGCCCAAGGACGGCTGATCGAAAAAACCCTCCAGGGGCGTGACTTCACCGTCAAGGTGGAGACGGTCAATGCGGTCGAGGCCTGGCTGGGGACCCTGCCGGGCCAGGTCTACGCCAATGTCCGATCCTATCCGCTCTCGACCCTGAACCTGGCCCACATCCTGCCAGTCTCGGCCGTCTGGGCCGGGCCAGAGCGGGACGATCATCTGGCCGGCCCGCCGCTTCTGCAGGCGGTTACCGACGGCTCGACCCCCTTCCGCTGGTCGCTCCATGTCGGCGACGTCGGCCACACCCTGGTGGTTGGCCCGACGGGCGCGGGCAAGTCGGTCCTGCTGGCGATCATGGCCCTGCAGTTCCGCCGCTATCCGGGAGCCCAGGTTTTCGCCTTCGACTACGGCGGCAGTCTGCGGGCGGCCACCCTGGGCATGGCCGGCGACTGGCACGATCTCGGGATCGGCGGGGAGGGGGGTGACGAGGACACCGACCGCGCCGTCTCGCTCCAACCCCTGGCCCGGATCGGCGACCCGGAAGAGCGGGCCTGGGCCGCGGACTGGCTGGCGGCTCTGTTCGGGCGCGAGGGCGTCCCCGTCACCCCCGACCTCAAGGTCTTGCTGTGGTCGGCCCTGACCAGCCTGGCCTCGGCCCCGATCGGAGAACGCACTCTGACCGGCCTTGGCGTTCTCCTGCAGTCGGCGGCTTTGAAAGCCGCGCTCCAGCCCTACACCCTGGCCGGGCCCTGGGGCCGGTTGCTGGACGGCGACCAGGAGACGCTGGGCGATCCGGCGCGCCTCGCCGGGGTCCAGACCTTCGAGACCGAGGGGCTGATCGGCGCGCCCGCTGCCCCGGCGGTCCTGGCCTATCTGTTCCACCGTATCGAGGCGCGGCTCGACGGCCGCCCCACCCTGGTCCTGATCGACGAGGGCTGGCTGGCGCTGGACGACCCGGCCTTCGCCGACCAGCTCAAGGTCTGGCTCAAGACGCTGCGCAAGAAGAACGCCTCGGTGGTCTTCGCCACCCAGTCCCTGGCCGACATCGACGCCAGCCCGCTGGCCCCCGCCCTGATCGAGAGCTGCCCGACCCGCATCCTGCTGCCCAATCCCAGAGCCCGCGAGCCCCGCCTGCAGGCCGTCTATGCCCGCTTCGGCCTGAACGCCCGCCAGATCCAGCGGCTGGCCGAGGCCACCCCCAAGCGGGACTATTACCTCCAGTCTCGGCTGGGCGACCGGCTGTTCGATCTCGGCCTCGGCCCCGTCGCCCTGGCCGTCTGCGGAGCCTCCGGCAAATCCGACCAGGCCCTGATCGCGGCCGTCTGGGCCGAAGCGGGACTGAAGGGGTTCGCCGCCGCCTGGCTACGCCGGCGCGGCCTGGTCTGGGCCGCCGATCTCTTGGCCGACGCCCCCACCCCCGAGCCCGCCCTCAACCCGGAGCCTGTTCCATGA
- the trbF gene encoding conjugal transfer protein TrbF, whose translation MVPFKRAGVRYGQTPAPETPYQRAAQAWDDRIGSARVQARNWRLAALSSLVLSGGLAAGLVWTTARGSVTPWVVEVDRLGRVQAVGPAAAGYRPTDPQIAARLADWIREVRSLPADPVVLRDQWLRAYALTTGQGAQALNAQARLSDPFAQVGRAQVSVEVSSVVRASPDSFRVAWTERRYVDGGLASTERWSAILTVVLQPPRTPDQIRANPLGLYVTALDWSRELDQ comes from the coding sequence ATGGTCCCGTTCAAACGGGCCGGTGTCCGCTACGGACAGACCCCGGCCCCCGAAACCCCCTATCAGCGCGCGGCCCAAGCCTGGGACGACCGGATCGGCTCGGCCCGCGTCCAGGCCCGCAACTGGCGCCTTGCGGCCCTGAGCTCGCTGGTCTTGTCCGGCGGGCTGGCCGCCGGCCTCGTCTGGACCACGGCCCGCGGCAGCGTCACCCCTTGGGTGGTCGAGGTCGATCGCCTCGGCCGGGTCCAAGCCGTGGGGCCGGCGGCGGCGGGCTACCGCCCCACCGACCCCCAGATCGCGGCCCGCCTGGCCGATTGGATTCGCGAGGTACGGTCCTTGCCGGCCGATCCTGTGGTGCTGCGCGATCAATGGCTTCGCGCCTATGCCCTGACGACGGGCCAGGGTGCCCAAGCCCTGAACGCTCAGGCCCGGTTGTCGGACCCCTTCGCCCAGGTCGGGCGGGCCCAGGTCTCGGTCGAGGTCTCCAGTGTGGTCCGGGCCTCGCCCGACAGCTTCCGCGTCGCCTGGACCGAGCGCCGCTATGTTGATGGGGGCCTGGCCAGCACCGAACGCTGGAGCGCGATCCTCACCGTCGTCCTCCAACCCCCCCGCACCCCCGACCAGATCCGCGCCAATCCCTTGGGCCTCTATGTCACGGCCCTCGACTGGTCTCGGGAGCTCGACCAATGA